A window of Photobacterium sp. GJ3 contains these coding sequences:
- a CDS encoding chemotaxis response regulator protein-glutamate methylesterase: protein MAVKVLVVDDSSFFRRRVSEIINADPRLEVIGDAVNGKDAVEKVRTLKPDVITMDIEMPVMDGITAVREIMKVNPTPILMFSSLTHEGARATLDALDAGALDFLPKKFEDIARNKDEAVALLQKRVGELGRKRLFMRAPARPASTPVATASRPLSTAASTRTQASTATPAPTRPAPVRSSVSARFKSSGKTYQLMAIGTSTGGPVALQKILTQLPANFPYPIVLVQHMPATFTAAFAARLNNLCKISVKEAEDGDVLRPGTAYLAPGGKQMMVEGRPGNSRLRIIDGGDRMNYKPCVDVTFGSAAKVFHDKVLSMILTGMGADGRDGSRMLKSAGSTIWAQDEESCVVYGMPQAVAKAGISSEDLPLDRIAERILIEVGLA from the coding sequence ATGGCTGTAAAAGTTTTGGTGGTGGACGATTCCAGTTTTTTCCGCCGCCGGGTGAGTGAAATAATTAATGCGGATCCGCGTCTTGAAGTGATTGGCGATGCAGTGAATGGTAAAGACGCTGTAGAAAAAGTGCGGACACTGAAACCTGATGTCATCACCATGGATATCGAAATGCCGGTGATGGATGGCATCACGGCCGTTCGTGAAATTATGAAGGTGAATCCGACACCGATCCTGATGTTTTCGTCACTGACGCATGAGGGCGCCAGAGCAACGCTGGATGCGCTTGATGCCGGGGCACTTGATTTTCTGCCCAAGAAATTTGAAGACATCGCCCGAAATAAAGATGAGGCGGTGGCTTTACTGCAAAAACGTGTCGGTGAACTGGGGCGCAAACGTCTGTTTATGCGTGCGCCAGCCCGTCCGGCCAGCACGCCTGTGGCGACTGCCAGCCGTCCGCTGAGTACGGCTGCGTCAACCCGGACGCAGGCCAGTACGGCGACCCCTGCACCAACACGACCTGCACCGGTCCGTTCATCGGTGTCAGCCCGGTTTAAATCATCGGGGAAAACCTATCAGCTGATGGCCATTGGCACATCGACCGGTGGGCCGGTCGCGTTGCAAAAGATTCTGACTCAGTTGCCGGCAAATTTCCCTTATCCGATTGTACTGGTCCAGCATATGCCAGCGACTTTTACGGCTGCGTTTGCCGCACGTCTGAATAATCTTTGTAAAATCAGCGTGAAAGAAGCGGAAGATGGCGATGTTTTGCGTCCGGGGACGGCCTATCTGGCACCGGGCGGAAAGCAAATGATGGTAGAAGGTCGCCCCGGGAACAGCCGTTTGCGTATCATCGATGGCGGTGATCGCATGAATTATAAGCCCTGCGTGGATGTGACTTTCGGGTCGGCGGCAAAGGTTTTCCATGACAAAGTCTTGTCGATGATTCTGACGGGCATGGGAGCTGATGGTCGCGATGGTTCCCGCATGCTTAAATCTGCCGGATCAACCATCTGGGCGCAGGATGAAGAAAGCTGCGTGGTTTACGGAATGCCGCAGGCAGTGGCCAAAGCGGGGATTTCCTCTGAGGATTTACCCTTGGATCGGATTGCAGAACGCATTCTGATCGAGGTTGGCTTAGCCTAA
- a CDS encoding chemotaxis protein CheA has protein sequence MSFDLDEDILQDFLIEAGEILELLSEQLVDLERRPDDTDLLNAIFRGFHTVKGGAGFLAVTPLVDACHGAENIFDLLRTGKRTVTSDLMDVILQALDTINTMFVQLQDRDPIDPAEQTLLDALHYYSQPPGAEELAAAMAELEPVQEPVQVPEPVAPVTSAPSDPAQSAIAGGSVDEITQDEFERLLDELHGSGSGPTGQPTETKAATQPVSTEIDSGDITDDEFERLLDELHGVGQAPGKEEQAAAMASPAMAAPAAQTPASAGEEDSALMTDDEFERLLDDLHGAGKGPSDEELAMATKPASALAPKATASQAQPVTPPPAAEKTQPVAERKATGLKEKGKPQAEATVRVDTSTLDTIMNMVGELVLVRNRLISLGQNSNDEEMSKAVANLDVVTADLQGAVMKTRMQPIKKVFGRFPRVVRDLARSLKKEIVLEMRGEETDLDKNLVEALADPLVHLVRNSVDHGIEMPDVREKAGKSRIGTVLLSAAQEGDHILLTIEDDGGGMDPDRLRQIAVDRGVMDADAAARLSDNECYNLIFAPGFSTKKEISDISGRGVGMDVVKTAISQLNGSIHIDSELGKGTRIDIKVPLTLAILPTLMVGVGEQPFALPLASVNEIFHLDLGKTNVVDGQLTIIVRDKAIPLFYLQDWLSGHHIAKRDRQLGHVVIVQIGHQRMGFVVDTLIGQEEVVIKPLDELLQGTPGMAGATITSDGHIALILDVPNLLKHYAGRR, from the coding sequence ATGAGCTTTGATTTAGACGAAGACATCCTGCAGGACTTTTTAATCGAAGCCGGGGAAATTCTCGAGTTACTCTCTGAACAGCTGGTCGACCTTGAACGCCGCCCGGATGATACCGATCTGCTGAATGCTATTTTCCGTGGTTTTCATACCGTAAAAGGTGGCGCCGGATTTTTGGCGGTCACGCCACTTGTCGATGCCTGCCATGGCGCAGAAAATATTTTCGACTTGCTGCGAACGGGTAAGCGTACCGTCACATCTGATCTGATGGATGTGATTCTGCAGGCACTGGATACCATCAATACGATGTTTGTGCAGCTTCAGGACAGGGATCCGATTGATCCTGCCGAGCAGACGCTGCTGGATGCACTGCATTATTACAGCCAGCCACCGGGCGCGGAAGAACTGGCTGCGGCCATGGCTGAACTGGAACCTGTTCAGGAGCCTGTTCAGGTCCCTGAGCCCGTTGCACCGGTGACGTCTGCGCCTTCTGATCCTGCACAGTCTGCGATTGCCGGTGGTTCGGTGGATGAAATTACCCAGGACGAATTTGAACGTTTGCTGGATGAACTGCATGGCAGTGGATCGGGTCCGACGGGACAGCCAACTGAAACGAAAGCAGCAACGCAGCCCGTGTCGACTGAAATCGACAGCGGTGATATTACCGATGACGAATTTGAGCGTCTGCTGGATGAGTTGCACGGTGTCGGTCAGGCACCAGGTAAAGAAGAGCAAGCAGCTGCAATGGCTTCTCCTGCGATGGCAGCTCCTGCAGCCCAGACCCCGGCATCTGCTGGGGAAGAAGACAGCGCCTTAATGACAGACGATGAATTCGAACGTCTGCTGGATGATTTACATGGTGCCGGAAAAGGGCCATCCGATGAAGAGCTGGCAATGGCAACCAAGCCAGCTTCAGCGCTAGCACCGAAAGCGACAGCATCTCAGGCTCAGCCGGTGACACCACCGCCTGCTGCGGAAAAAACTCAGCCCGTCGCTGAACGCAAAGCAACGGGTCTGAAAGAGAAGGGGAAGCCGCAGGCTGAAGCAACCGTTCGGGTGGATACCTCAACGCTGGACACCATCATGAACATGGTGGGCGAACTGGTTCTGGTCAGAAACCGCCTGATCAGTTTGGGCCAGAACAGCAACGACGAAGAAATGTCGAAAGCGGTGGCAAACCTGGATGTGGTCACAGCTGATCTCCAGGGCGCGGTGATGAAAACCCGCATGCAACCGATTAAGAAAGTCTTCGGACGATTCCCGCGCGTTGTTCGCGATCTGGCACGGAGTCTGAAGAAAGAAATCGTGCTTGAAATGCGTGGCGAAGAAACGGATCTCGACAAGAATCTGGTTGAAGCGCTGGCGGATCCACTGGTCCACCTGGTGCGTAACTCGGTCGATCACGGGATCGAAATGCCGGATGTTCGTGAAAAAGCCGGCAAGTCGCGGATTGGTACGGTGCTGCTTTCAGCGGCTCAGGAAGGGGATCATATCCTGCTCACCATCGAAGATGATGGGGGCGGTATGGATCCGGACCGTTTGCGTCAGATCGCGGTAGATCGCGGCGTGATGGATGCTGATGCTGCGGCGCGTTTGTCTGATAACGAATGTTATAACCTGATCTTTGCACCGGGCTTCTCGACCAAGAAAGAAATTTCAGACATTTCCGGTCGTGGTGTTGGAATGGACGTTGTAAAAACAGCGATCAGCCAGCTCAATGGGTCGATTCATATCGATTCTGAACTGGGTAAAGGCACGCGAATTGACATTAAAGTCCCACTGACGCTGGCGATTCTGCCAACGCTGATGGTGGGGGTGGGCGAACAGCCATTTGCCTTGCCGCTGGCAAGCGTGAATGAAATCTTCCACCTGGATTTAGGGAAGACCAACGTCGTTGACGGGCAATTAACGATTATTGTGCGTGATAAAGCGATTCCGCTGTTCTACTTACAGGACTGGTTGTCTGGTCACCATATTGCAAAACGTGATCGTCAATTGGGTCATGTGGTGATCGTTCAGATTGGTCATCAGCGAATGGGCTTTGTGGTAGATACCCTGATTGGCCAGGAAGAGGTGGTGATTAAACCGCTGGATGAACTGCTGCAAGGTACGCCGGGTATGGCAGGGGCTACGATTACCAGTGATGGTCATATTGCCCTGATTCTGGATGTGCCGAACTTACTGAAACATTACGCAGGCCGTCGATAA
- a CDS encoding protein phosphatase CheZ, whose product MISLEQARQLVSLLEDNQQAEANELFRSLVSDSRDPMYLEVGKLTRQLHDSLQKFRLDPRIADLATTDIPDARGRLTYVIDKTEEAANKTMDAVEGTLPIADLLRERLLQVKPEWQRLMKGDIALGEFKQLCHDIDALLNQIEGDSEQLHHHLTEILMAQDFQDLTGQVIRRVIELVHEVEHQLVEILKAAGIEQSESTVVANQKEKTLSPEGPIINSAGRTDVMNTQDDVDDLLSSLGF is encoded by the coding sequence ATGATTTCACTTGAACAGGCGAGACAGTTGGTGAGCCTGCTGGAGGATAACCAGCAGGCAGAGGCCAATGAGCTGTTTCGAAGCCTGGTGTCGGATAGCAGGGATCCGATGTATCTCGAAGTGGGGAAACTCACCCGTCAGTTACATGATTCTCTTCAGAAATTCCGCCTGGATCCACGGATTGCCGATCTGGCAACGACGGATATCCCGGATGCACGGGGTCGACTGACCTATGTAATTGACAAAACAGAAGAAGCTGCCAATAAGACGATGGATGCTGTTGAAGGGACTCTGCCAATCGCAGATTTACTTCGGGAGCGCCTGTTACAAGTGAAACCAGAGTGGCAGCGTTTGATGAAAGGCGACATCGCGCTGGGAGAATTTAAACAACTTTGCCACGATATTGATGCGCTGCTGAATCAGATTGAAGGTGACAGTGAACAACTGCACCATCATCTGACTGAAATTCTGATGGCTCAAGACTTTCAGGATCTGACCGGTCAGGTGATTCGTCGGGTGATTGAGCTGGTGCATGAAGTGGAACATCAACTGGTTGAAATTCTGAAAGCTGCCGGAATCGAACAGAGTGAAAGCACAGTCGTTGCGAATCAAAAAGAGAAAACACTCTCTCCGGAAGGGCCAATCATCAACAGTGCCGGGCGTACTGATGTGATGAACACGCAGGATGATGTTGATGATTTGCTATCAAGCCTTGGATTTTAG
- the cheY gene encoding chemotaxis response regulator CheY, with the protein MKILIVDDFSTMRRIVKNLLRDLGFNNTQEADDGLTALPMLKKGDFDFVVTDWNMPGMQGIDLLKQIRADANLKHLPVLMITAEAKREQIIEAAQAGVNGYIVKPFTAATLKEKLDKIFERMQ; encoded by the coding sequence ATGAAAATCCTCATTGTTGACGACTTTTCAACAATGCGTCGTATCGTCAAGAACTTGCTGCGTGACCTGGGCTTTAACAACACCCAAGAAGCAGATGATGGATTGACTGCGTTACCCATGTTGAAAAAAGGCGACTTTGACTTCGTGGTCACCGACTGGAACATGCCTGGCATGCAAGGGATCGACCTGCTGAAGCAAATCCGTGCTGATGCCAACCTGAAACATCTCCCTGTGTTGATGATTACTGCAGAAGCCAAGCGTGAGCAGATCATTGAAGCAGCACAGGCTGGTGTGAATGGCTACATCGTGAAGCCGTTTACAGCTGCAACCTTGAAAGAAAAACTGGATAAGATTTTCGAACGGATGCAGTGA
- a CDS encoding RNA polymerase sigma factor FliA, whose protein sequence is MNKALTYGRYQESPHAFVERYSSLVKRIAHHLMARLPPSVQLEDLIQAGMIGLLEAQQNYDPSKGASFETFAGIRIRGAMLDDIRRGDWVPRSVYKNSRRISEAISQLEHGLGRDPNDQEIAEYLEMTLEQYHQALNDVNCGRLVGMDDLGVSEDAVATEDSMTENMPFQDVADGNFRHALAGAIRTLPEREALVLSLYYDEELNLKEIGAVLGVSESRICQIHSQAMQRLRSKLSAWTVS, encoded by the coding sequence GTGAATAAAGCACTAACATACGGCCGATATCAGGAATCACCCCATGCTTTTGTGGAGAGGTACTCGTCATTGGTGAAGCGGATTGCGCATCACCTGATGGCTCGGTTACCGCCCAGCGTACAGCTGGAAGACCTGATTCAGGCTGGCATGATTGGTTTGCTCGAAGCACAACAGAATTATGACCCCAGTAAAGGGGCCAGTTTTGAAACCTTTGCCGGTATTCGTATTCGAGGCGCCATGCTGGATGATATCCGGCGTGGCGACTGGGTTCCCCGTTCTGTCTATAAGAACAGCCGTCGTATTTCCGAGGCAATTTCCCAATTGGAGCATGGCTTGGGCCGTGATCCGAACGATCAGGAAATTGCTGAATATCTCGAAATGACACTGGAACAGTACCATCAGGCATTAAATGATGTTAATTGTGGTCGCCTAGTGGGTATGGATGACCTCGGTGTGTCTGAAGATGCGGTTGCGACCGAAGATTCAATGACAGAAAACATGCCTTTTCAAGATGTTGCGGATGGCAACTTTCGCCACGCACTTGCTGGCGCGATCCGCACTTTGCCAGAAAGGGAAGCACTGGTGTTGTCGTTGTATTACGACGAGGAACTTAACCTCAAAGAAATTGGTGCCGTTTTAGGTGTCAGTGAATCCCGTATTTGCCAGATTCACAGTCAGGCAATGCAACGTTTGCGGTCCAAACTCTCTGCTTGGACTGTTTCATAA
- a CDS encoding MinD/ParA family protein, translating into MIENTMHDQASGLRRMTKLASTKVITVSGGKGGVGKTNITLNMAIAMGRQGKRVMVLDADLGLANVDVMLGLRAGRNLSHVLAGVCDLQDIIIEGPYGVKIIPASSGTQNMAELSSAQHVGLIRAFATLEDEIDVLLVDTAAGISDMVLSFAGAAQDVLVVVCDEPTSITDAYALIKILNREYHVQRFKIVANMVRSYREGRELFAKLTRVTERFLQANLELVACIPLDDRVRQSIKRQKVVVEAFPRSPAALALSTLANKALTWPVPNNPAGHLEFFVEKLLVKPTTPEEVPLGE; encoded by the coding sequence ATGATTGAGAATACGATGCACGATCAAGCGAGCGGCCTGCGCCGCATGACAAAATTGGCTTCAACCAAAGTGATCACGGTCAGCGGCGGTAAAGGTGGTGTCGGAAAAACCAACATTACGCTGAATATGGCAATCGCAATGGGTCGCCAGGGAAAACGCGTCATGGTTCTGGATGCTGATCTGGGTCTGGCTAATGTGGATGTAATGCTGGGTCTGCGGGCGGGTCGCAATCTGTCTCATGTGCTGGCTGGTGTGTGCGATTTGCAGGACATCATTATTGAAGGTCCGTATGGCGTGAAGATTATTCCTGCGTCATCCGGGACACAGAACATGGCCGAGCTGAGCAGTGCGCAGCATGTTGGCCTGATCCGGGCATTTGCGACGCTCGAAGATGAAATTGACGTGCTGTTGGTCGATACTGCCGCCGGGATCTCAGATATGGTACTGAGTTTTGCCGGAGCTGCACAGGATGTACTAGTTGTAGTTTGTGATGAACCAACCTCAATAACTGACGCTTACGCACTCATCAAAATCCTGAACAGAGAGTATCATGTACAGCGGTTCAAGATTGTTGCCAACATGGTGCGCAGCTACCGCGAAGGGCGTGAACTCTTCGCCAAGCTTACCCGTGTGACAGAGCGTTTTTTGCAGGCCAATCTTGAACTGGTTGCCTGTATTCCTCTGGATGACCGGGTCCGGCAGTCAATAAAACGTCAGAAGGTGGTTGTGGAAGCATTTCCGCGGAGTCCGGCTGCACTGGCGCTGAGTACGCTTGCCAATAAAGCGCTGACCTGGCCTGTGCCAAACAATCCGGCCGGACATCTGGAGTTTTTCGTCGAGAAGTTACTCGTTAAACCAACAACACCTGAAGAGGTACCTCTGGGTGAATAA
- the flhF gene encoding flagellar biosynthesis protein FlhF — MKIKRFFAKDMRTALSEVKEQLGANAVIMSNKKVTGGVEIVAAVDNDAPESPPPSHPARDALAERFGQARRKLADDKVQLQQSANGGRFAKVLQNYSQEPETEVDSLSALLQRQSKHQQSQSGERQGYDFAARNGADKQGHEGDRRQAQHPYGAAGRQPQRNGYDGYRQNTDAESENRPGSRLAQLLNQSAGSKPQQNRLDPSRYESNSSRRDDELDAMRTEMASIRRLLEHQLSGLMWQEVERREPMRAMMIKRLEKMGLSAELADQLACYIPEDVAPHQAWSSLLQLLSDQIITTDDCILETGGVVALLGPTGVGKTTTIAKLAARAAMDFGPDQIALVTTDTYRIGAHEQLATYGRILGCPVRVAKDAEELADILHQLRHRRLVLLDTAGMGQRDLRLQEQLDTLMQNSGSHIRSFLVLPATSQRRVLHETIEHFRRIPLSGCVLTKLDETLSLGEVISVTLESALPIAYLADGQRVPEDIKVATGRFLVNRANELLENDVGQQPHFWSSESAENQGADFYD, encoded by the coding sequence TTGAAAATAAAACGATTTTTTGCCAAGGACATGCGAACCGCACTGAGTGAAGTGAAGGAACAGCTCGGCGCAAATGCGGTGATCATGTCCAATAAAAAAGTGACCGGCGGGGTCGAAATCGTCGCAGCCGTGGATAACGATGCGCCGGAATCACCACCGCCGTCTCATCCTGCCCGTGATGCTTTGGCTGAACGCTTTGGTCAGGCCCGTCGCAAGCTTGCGGATGACAAAGTGCAGTTACAGCAGTCTGCCAACGGCGGTCGCTTTGCCAAAGTGCTGCAGAACTATTCGCAGGAACCGGAAACAGAAGTCGATTCTTTATCGGCGTTGCTTCAGCGACAGTCGAAGCATCAGCAGTCGCAATCCGGTGAGCGTCAAGGGTATGACTTTGCTGCGCGAAACGGTGCAGACAAGCAAGGCCATGAAGGCGACCGCCGTCAGGCGCAGCATCCATATGGTGCAGCGGGACGTCAGCCTCAGCGCAATGGTTATGATGGCTACCGTCAAAATACGGACGCAGAGAGCGAGAACCGGCCGGGCAGCCGCCTGGCCCAGTTACTCAATCAAAGTGCGGGCAGCAAACCTCAGCAGAACCGTCTTGATCCCAGTCGTTATGAATCGAATTCATCCCGCCGGGACGACGAACTGGACGCCATGCGGACAGAGATGGCCTCTATTCGCCGGTTGTTGGAGCACCAGCTGTCCGGGCTGATGTGGCAGGAAGTCGAGCGTCGTGAACCGATGCGCGCCATGATGATCAAACGTCTGGAAAAAATGGGGCTGTCTGCCGAACTGGCGGATCAGCTTGCTTGCTATATTCCTGAGGATGTCGCGCCCCATCAGGCCTGGTCATCCTTATTGCAATTATTATCTGATCAAATCATCACCACCGATGACTGTATCCTTGAAACGGGCGGTGTTGTCGCCCTGCTGGGCCCGACCGGGGTGGGGAAAACCACCACCATTGCCAAGCTGGCGGCCAGAGCCGCGATGGACTTCGGCCCGGATCAAATCGCCCTGGTGACCACGGATACCTACCGGATTGGTGCGCATGAACAATTGGCCACTTATGGTCGAATTCTGGGCTGTCCGGTCAGAGTCGCTAAAGATGCCGAAGAGCTTGCCGATATACTTCATCAGTTACGGCATCGCCGTCTGGTCCTGCTGGATACTGCAGGAATGGGGCAAAGGGATCTGCGTCTTCAGGAGCAGCTTGATACCCTGATGCAGAATAGTGGCTCACATATCCGTAGTTTTCTGGTACTCCCGGCAACCTCTCAGCGTCGGGTACTGCATGAAACCATTGAACATTTCCGTCGCATCCCGTTGTCGGGTTGTGTACTGACCAAGCTGGATGAAACGCTCAGCCTTGGTGAAGTGATCAGTGTGACACTGGAAAGTGCTTTACCGATTGCCTATCTGGCCGATGGACAGCGTGTCCCGGAAGATATCAAAGTCGCGACAGGCCGCTTTCTGGTGAATCGTGCCAATGAGCTGCTGGAAAATGATGTGGGCCAGCAGCCTCACTTCTGGAGCAGCGAGAGCGCAGAGAACCAGGGGGCGGATTTTTATGATTGA
- the flhA gene encoding flagellar biosynthesis protein FlhA, giving the protein MKLSIPFSDKLPLHRLQSLPAIGAPIMVLATLAMVVLPMPPLLLDMAFSFNIALAMVVLLVTVYTRRPLDFAAFPTVLLIATLLRLALNVASTRVVLLNGHEGPSAAGQVIDAFGSVVIGGNYAVGLVVFLILMIINFMVVTKGAGRISEVSARFTLDALPGKQMAIDADLNAGLIDQEQARTRRSEVTKEADFYGSMDGASKFVKGDAIAGILILFINIIGGLVIGMGQHGLTFGDAIEIYSLLTIGDGLVAQIPSLLLSIGAAMMVTRQNTDEDMGQQMMFQMFNNPQALIITGGILFVMGIVPGMPHIPFLLLALIIGCLAYWRVKKQQQQKALAEAAPLEEIDSKPPKKELSWDDVQPMDTISLEVGYRLIPMVDKEQGGELLERVKGVRKKLSQDFGFLIPPVHIRDNLELPPNTYRISLMGVNNGESNIHPDMELAINPGQVFGSLEGERTTDPAFGLEAIWILESQREHAQALGYTVVDAATVLATHLSQILVNNASQLLGHEEVQNLLEVLGQLTPKLVDGFVPDQLPLGAVVKVLQNLLHEGVPIRDIRTIVQTLSEYSGKSQDPDILTAAARIGLKRLIVQEINGIEPELPVITLVPELEQILHKTMQSSGGESSGIEPGLAERLQQSLTEATHKQELKGEPAVLLTSGVLRGTLAKFVKNTIPTLRVLSYQEIPDEKQIRIVNAVGN; this is encoded by the coding sequence ATGAAGCTGTCGATACCTTTTTCAGATAAATTGCCTCTCCATCGATTGCAGTCTCTACCGGCAATCGGGGCCCCGATCATGGTTCTGGCAACCTTGGCCATGGTGGTGTTACCCATGCCGCCGTTGCTGCTGGACATGGCGTTCTCCTTTAACATTGCGCTGGCGATGGTGGTGTTGCTGGTGACAGTGTATACCCGCCGTCCGCTGGACTTTGCCGCATTCCCAACGGTACTGCTGATTGCCACGTTGTTGCGGCTGGCACTGAACGTGGCTTCCACCCGGGTGGTGCTGCTGAATGGTCATGAAGGGCCTTCAGCAGCCGGTCAGGTGATTGATGCATTTGGCTCTGTGGTAATTGGCGGTAACTATGCCGTCGGTCTGGTGGTCTTCCTGATTCTGATGATCATCAACTTCATGGTTGTTACTAAAGGTGCAGGCCGGATTTCAGAAGTTAGTGCCCGCTTTACGCTGGATGCTTTACCCGGCAAACAAATGGCCATCGACGCCGATCTCAATGCAGGCCTGATTGATCAGGAGCAGGCGCGCACGCGGCGGAGTGAAGTCACCAAAGAAGCAGACTTCTATGGTTCGATGGATGGTGCATCTAAATTTGTGAAAGGGGATGCCATTGCCGGCATTCTGATCCTGTTTATCAATATCATTGGCGGTCTGGTGATTGGCATGGGCCAGCACGGTCTGACCTTCGGTGATGCGATTGAAATCTACAGCCTGCTGACCATTGGTGATGGTCTGGTTGCGCAGATTCCGTCACTGCTGCTGTCAATTGGCGCTGCCATGATGGTAACCCGTCAAAATACCGACGAGGACATGGGACAGCAAATGATGTTCCAGATGTTCAATAACCCGCAGGCGCTGATCATCACAGGCGGGATCCTCTTCGTGATGGGCATTGTCCCCGGGATGCCGCATATTCCTTTCCTGCTGCTGGCACTGATCATCGGCTGTCTTGCCTACTGGCGGGTGAAGAAGCAGCAACAGCAGAAAGCGCTGGCTGAAGCGGCACCACTGGAAGAAATCGACAGTAAGCCACCCAAGAAAGAGTTGTCCTGGGATGACGTCCAGCCAATGGATACTATCAGTCTGGAAGTGGGTTATCGCCTCATCCCCATGGTGGATAAAGAGCAGGGCGGGGAATTGCTGGAGCGGGTGAAAGGGGTGCGTAAGAAATTGTCGCAGGACTTTGGCTTCCTCATCCCACCGGTTCATATCCGCGATAATCTGGAATTGCCCCCCAACACTTACCGGATCAGCCTGATGGGCGTGAACAATGGCGAGTCCAATATTCATCCGGATATGGAACTGGCGATTAATCCGGGACAGGTTTTTGGCAGCCTGGAAGGGGAAAGAACGACAGACCCTGCGTTCGGGCTGGAAGCGATCTGGATTCTGGAATCTCAGCGTGAGCACGCGCAGGCGCTGGGATACACGGTGGTTGATGCTGCGACGGTGCTGGCAACCCACCTGAGCCAGATTCTGGTCAACAATGCTTCTCAGCTGCTGGGCCACGAAGAAGTGCAGAACCTGCTGGAAGTGCTGGGGCAACTGACCCCGAAACTGGTCGACGGATTTGTGCCGGATCAACTGCCATTGGGCGCTGTGGTGAAAGTCTTGCAAAACCTGCTGCATGAAGGTGTGCCGATTCGAGATATCCGAACCATTGTTCAGACTTTGTCCGAATATTCCGGGAAGAGTCAAGATCCTGACATTTTGACTGCGGCAGCCCGAATTGGTCTGAAGCGCCTGATTGTTCAGGAAATCAATGGTATAGAGCCAGAACTTCCGGTGATCACCCTTGTTCCAGAGTTGGAACAAATATTGCATAAGACTATGCAGTCAAGCGGAGGTGAATCCTCCGGCATTGAACCCGGGTTGGCTGAACGTCTGCAGCAGTCGCTGACGGAAGCCACCCACAAACAAGAATTAAAAGGTGAGCCTGCAGTCCTGCTGACCTCAGGGGTACTGCGAGGAACGCTGGCGAAATTTGTGAAGAACACCATCCCGACGCTGCGGGTGCTTTCATATCAGGAAATTCCGGATGAGAAGCAAATCCGTATCGTCAATGCAGTGGGTAACTAG